Proteins from a genomic interval of Phlebotomus papatasi isolate M1 chromosome 3, Ppap_2.1, whole genome shotgun sequence:
- the LOC129805427 gene encoding uncharacterized protein LOC129805427, whose protein sequence is MNAVITSLVFLSLVGLGYSWKYPRNADQTLWAFRTCQRRESDINILKKWYTWELPNNKETHCYVKCVWIHLGLYSKSKKSLRVDKIEKQFTSRGVAIPSDLKSMEGETDGSCKAIYDKTISFFNNNVADLRIAFYGTIEESNKWYSENPDAKPKGTKISNFCKANNREQGKNNCKHACSAYYYRLVDEDFEPIYFRLLEIKGFTNEDIDECIKQTSGGQGCQRSDALYDCLKNKNSAALEEALQILDDQSAKTY, encoded by the exons ATGAATGCTGTGATTACAAGTTTGGTTTTTCTAAGCCTTGTTGGACTAGGG TATTCTTGGAAGTACCCTAGGAATGCCGATCAAACTCTTTGGGCTTTTAGAACTTGTCAAAGGCGGGAATCTGATATTAATATACTTAAAAAATGGTATACATGGGAATTACCAAATAATAAGGAAACCCACTGCTACGTCAAATGTGTCTGGATTCATCTGGGACTTTACAGTAAAAGTAAGAAGTCACTCAGAGTTGACAAGATTGAGAAGCAATTCACCAGTCGTGGGGTTGCGATTCCTTCGGATTTAAAAAGTATGGAAGGTGAAACAGATGGATCGTGTAAAGCTATATACGATAAAACCATCagcttttttaataataatgtgGCAGACTTACGCATTGCATTCTATGGTACAATAGAGGAATCGAATAAGTGGTATTCGGAAAAC ccTGATGCCAAACCGAAAGGAACCAAGATTTCGAACTTCTGTAAAGCTAACAATAGagaacaaggaaaaaacaattgcAAGCACGCATGTAGTGCTTATTATTATCGTTTGGTTGACGAGGACTTCGAACCTATATATTTTAGACTATTGGAAATAAAGGGTTTTACAAATGAAGACATTGACGAATGCATAAAGCAGACAAGTGGAGGTCAAGGATGCCAAAGGTCTGATGCGTTGTATGATTgcctgaaaaataaaaattcagcaGCTTTAGAAGAAGCTTTACAGATTCTCGATGACCAATCCGCAAAAACGTACTAG
- the LOC129805428 gene encoding uncharacterized protein LOC129805428 codes for MNRVVQCLVFFSILGIGYSWQFPRNGDQTYWAFNTCQRQTTDIESVKLWDQWLLPNNAATHCYIKCVFIHLGFYNEQEKAINIDAVKKQFKSRGLEIPKDIKSLSGRTDGSCKALYEKTIPFFKNNFQNLRIAFYGTREESDKWFAKHPEVKPKRTRVSEFCTAEKEKGETKNCRRACSLYYYRFVDEDYQPIYFRKLDIAGITDKQINDCRDKAREKKGCKVGDALYRCLRLINKQGLIATMERLDIESWKY; via the exons ATGAACAGAGTGGTTCAATGTTTGGTTTTCTTCAGTATCCTTGGAATAGGA TATTCTTGGCAATTTCCTAGGAATGGAGACCAAACTTATTGGGCTTTTAATACTTGTCAAAGACAAACTACGGACATTGAGTCTGTTAAATTGTGGGATCAATGGTTATTACCAAACAATGCCGCAACACATTGTTACATCAAAtgtgtttttattcatctgggATTCTATAATGAACAGGAGAAAGCTATTAACATTGACGCggtcaaaaaacaatttaagaGTCGTGGCTTAGAAATTCCTAAGGATATAAAAAGTTTGTCTGGTCGAACAGATGGATCTTGCAAAGCGTTGTATGAAAAGACTATACCATTcttcaaaaacaattttcaaaatttgaggATTGCCTTCTATGGAACAAGAGAAGAATCAGATAAGTGGTTCGCGAAACAT CCTGAAGTTAAACCAAAGCGAACAAGGGTTTCGGAATTTTGTACTGCCGAAAAAGAAAAAGGAGAAACTAAGAATTGCAGACGTGCATGTAGTCTTTACTATTACCGTTTTGTTGACGAAGACTATCAACCAATATACTTTAGGAAATTGGATATTGCTGGTATCACAGATAAACAAATTAACGATTGCAGAGATAAGgcgagagaaaaaaaaggatgCAAAGTGGGTGACGCGTTGTATAGATGCTTAAGGCTTATTAATAAGCAGGGTTTAATAGCAACTATGGAAAGACTTGATATTGAATCTTggaaatactaa